In [Leptolyngbya] sp. PCC 7376, a genomic segment contains:
- a CDS encoding YaaW family protein: protein MDELRTALNLATDEELQHLTQILFSRKFNPLDYLNTPQPIFIQTQHRDRQIECIEQRFRHLAADGFTVLLGQTETLTYRQVLLQVCTFLKLSGVAGITTTDLEAEIFLHLTGKAWRKLPAADKTSLLHKVRRSLEDASLPEPLPVQLQHNPFQILLQGSSTLAVSTLLKTAILKNIAKQFALYFASSQMARVTASGAGKLATVISSQAAKKGLATTAVKYGAMRSVFSVVVPAMWGWFLADLGWRAIATNYGRIIPMIVTLAQIRLTREEIAWQKL, encoded by the coding sequence CGACGGATGAGGAATTGCAGCATTTGACTCAAATCTTGTTTAGCCGCAAGTTTAACCCGCTGGATTATCTCAATACACCACAGCCGATTTTTATTCAAACGCAACATCGCGATCGCCAAATCGAATGTATTGAGCAGCGATTTCGTCATTTGGCCGCGGATGGATTTACGGTTTTGCTAGGTCAGACAGAAACATTGACCTATCGCCAAGTGTTGTTGCAAGTCTGTACTTTTTTGAAATTGTCTGGGGTCGCAGGGATTACGACTACGGATCTCGAAGCAGAAATTTTTCTCCATCTCACCGGGAAAGCTTGGCGGAAATTACCCGCAGCGGACAAGACATCTTTACTCCACAAAGTTCGGCGATCGCTTGAAGATGCATCTCTACCAGAACCCTTACCAGTGCAACTCCAACATAATCCTTTCCAAATTTTGTTGCAGGGTAGCAGCACGCTAGCGGTGAGCACGTTATTAAAAACAGCGATTCTCAAAAATATTGCCAAACAATTTGCCTTGTATTTTGCGTCATCCCAAATGGCGAGAGTTACAGCGAGTGGTGCAGGAAAATTAGCCACAGTAATATCATCTCAAGCTGCGAAAAAAGGGTTAGCGACAACCGCTGTAAAGTATGGCGCAATGCGGAGTGTGTTTAGCGTGGTGGTGCCAGCGATGTGGGGCTGGTTCCTCGCGGATCTCGGGTGGCGGGCGATTGCCACAAATTACGGCAGAATTATTCCGATGATTGTAACTTTGGCGCAAATCCGGTTAACCCGCGAAGAAATAGCCTGGCAAAAACTTTAA
- the egtD gene encoding L-histidine N(alpha)-methyltransferase, whose product MRRKKCRDLKNMTALTIQAEQLELVYLLEKEDLGETGKQLLEGLGRSPKTISPRYFYDAKGSALFEQICELPEYYPTRTEAEILKTVSPEIAEITGNTELIELGSGSSTKTRFLLDAYQQFGQLDYVPVDVSASIVEFAAEHLFQEYKNLSVTGLIGTYEQAIAHLPDPEDLPRMLVFLGSTLGNFSAAESDRFFKQTRQSLRSGDYFLLGVDRHKSTDILEAAYNDNQGVTAAFNLNMLSHLNERYGSNFDLNNFRHRAIYNVSERQIEMHLDCLQDHTVEFQDLNATVEFQAGESILTEISRKFELGKLRDNLAMQGLKTVKVWGDRQDWFSLILTQVI is encoded by the coding sequence ATGAGACGGAAGAAATGTCGAGACTTAAAAAATATGACTGCATTAACGATTCAGGCTGAGCAGTTGGAATTGGTGTATCTACTGGAGAAAGAAGATTTAGGCGAGACAGGAAAACAATTGCTTGAAGGCTTAGGGCGATCGCCGAAAACTATTTCGCCACGGTATTTTTATGACGCAAAAGGCTCGGCATTATTTGAACAAATTTGCGAATTGCCAGAATATTACCCAACGCGCACAGAAGCAGAAATCCTGAAAACTGTATCTCCAGAAATTGCCGAAATTACTGGCAACACTGAGCTAATTGAATTAGGTAGTGGAAGCTCGACGAAAACCCGATTTTTATTGGATGCTTATCAGCAATTTGGGCAGCTGGATTATGTGCCTGTGGATGTTAGTGCCAGTATTGTCGAGTTTGCCGCCGAGCATTTATTTCAGGAGTATAAAAATCTTTCTGTGACAGGCTTGATCGGAACCTATGAACAGGCGATCGCCCATCTACCTGACCCCGAAGACTTACCTCGAATGTTGGTTTTCTTAGGCAGCACCCTCGGTAATTTTTCAGCAGCGGAGAGTGATCGCTTTTTTAAACAGACTCGTCAATCTCTCCGCAGTGGCGATTATTTTTTGTTGGGAGTTGATCGCCATAAATCAACAGATATCCTTGAAGCAGCCTATAACGATAACCAAGGAGTCACTGCCGCGTTTAATCTCAATATGCTCAGCCATTTAAATGAGCGTTATGGATCAAACTTCGACTTAAATAATTTTCGCCACCGCGCTATTTACAACGTTTCAGAGCGACAGATCGAAATGCATTTGGATTGTTTGCAGGATCACACAGTTGAATTTCAAGATCTCAATGCAACTGTTGAGTTTCAAGCTGGCGAAAGTATTTTGACTGAGATTTCCCGCAAATTTGAACTCGGAAAATTACGGGACAATCTCGCAATGCAAGGACTCAAAACGGTGAAAGTGTGGGGCGATCGCCAAGACTGGTTTAGCCTTATTTTGACCCAGGTGATTTAA
- a CDS encoding S8 family peptidase, whose protein sequence is MRKLLITLLFIVGLGLALINMPSLATQGTYDSVVIDFREDLSEGDIAQKVENLAKQFNTTARLNSEFSLGDNLYIVEGHSKLLKALRDSDLTKSTEYIEPNYIYQTAAPNDPDYAKQWNLKQINVEQAWTENTGEGITVAVIDTGVSRVPDLEKTEFVKGYDFVGDRPKAADDVGHGTHVAGTIAQSTNNGYGVAGIAYNAKIMPIKVLGADGGGTISDIAEGIKFAADNGADVINMSLGGGGESRLMQEAIDYAYKKNVVVIAAAGNANQNGASYPARYPKVIGVSAIDAAGTKAPYSNYGAGVDITAPGGSESGGILQETIDPSSGQAVFEDYKGTSMASPHVAGVAAMIKAAGVEEPAEVLQVLKQSAQTIKDDPFNHYGAGYLNAGEALREAVKGKITFKDFFRWVRDNGYLNPRFWIDGGTIAILPKIAMVLGSYLLAFVLRNYFPFGWSMAFNGGLVMGSSGLFFFKGFYIFDLSQAPFRVLGSSLPELGNAINGSPVLNPIFASVLIPFGLIVLIAGTEFGKKFGVGLSLGVASCLTVYAFTSPLVWGLGSGVLAQGFLIANAILCFFLAKLMIKDPLEA, encoded by the coding sequence ATGCGGAAGTTACTGATTACACTATTGTTCATTGTGGGGTTGGGATTGGCGCTGATCAATATGCCTAGCCTAGCCACCCAAGGTACCTATGATTCGGTTGTTATAGATTTTCGAGAAGATTTGAGCGAGGGTGATATTGCCCAGAAAGTCGAAAATTTGGCCAAGCAATTCAACACAACAGCGAGGCTGAATAGCGAATTTTCCCTTGGAGATAACCTATATATCGTTGAAGGCCACTCGAAATTATTGAAGGCGCTCCGAGATTCTGATCTCACCAAATCGACAGAATATATCGAACCAAACTACATCTACCAAACTGCTGCTCCGAATGATCCCGACTACGCGAAGCAGTGGAATCTCAAACAAATTAATGTCGAACAAGCTTGGACAGAAAATACGGGTGAAGGTATTACCGTTGCTGTGATTGACACTGGCGTTAGTCGTGTCCCTGATTTAGAAAAAACAGAATTTGTAAAGGGTTACGATTTTGTCGGCGATCGCCCCAAAGCTGCTGATGACGTTGGTCATGGCACCCACGTTGCTGGAACCATTGCCCAATCTACCAATAATGGTTATGGCGTTGCGGGTATAGCCTACAACGCAAAAATCATGCCGATTAAAGTACTAGGCGCAGATGGTGGCGGCACGATTTCTGATATCGCAGAAGGCATCAAATTTGCGGCAGATAATGGCGCAGACGTAATCAATATGAGCCTCGGTGGTGGCGGCGAAAGTCGTCTGATGCAAGAAGCAATTGATTACGCGTACAAGAAAAATGTAGTGGTTATCGCCGCAGCGGGTAATGCAAACCAAAACGGTGCTTCTTATCCCGCCCGTTATCCGAAAGTCATCGGTGTTTCCGCAATCGATGCAGCAGGAACAAAAGCGCCTTATTCCAACTATGGTGCAGGCGTTGATATTACAGCTCCCGGTGGCAGTGAATCCGGTGGCATTCTTCAAGAAACTATCGATCCTAGTTCTGGTCAAGCCGTTTTCGAGGATTACAAAGGTACGAGTATGGCCTCTCCTCATGTGGCTGGTGTGGCAGCGATGATTAAAGCGGCAGGGGTAGAAGAACCCGCTGAAGTTTTACAAGTGCTCAAACAATCTGCCCAAACTATTAAAGACGATCCCTTTAACCATTATGGTGCGGGTTATCTGAATGCTGGCGAAGCACTCCGAGAAGCGGTGAAAGGCAAGATTACTTTCAAAGATTTCTTCCGTTGGGTGCGCGACAATGGCTATTTGAATCCTCGTTTCTGGATTGATGGTGGCACGATCGCCATCCTCCCAAAAATTGCGATGGTGCTCGGCTCCTATCTACTAGCTTTTGTCCTCCGCAACTATTTCCCCTTTGGCTGGAGCATGGCCTTTAATGGCGGTCTAGTGATGGGTAGCTCAGGGCTATTTTTCTTCAAAGGTTTTTACATTTTTGATCTCTCCCAAGCACCTTTCCGCGTCCTCGGTAGCTCTCTACCTGAACTCGGTAATGCCATTAATGGTAGTCCCGTTCTTAACCCCATTTTCGCAAGTGTCTTGATTCCTTTCGGCTTGATCGTCCTGATTGCTGGGACAGAATTCGGAAAGAAATTCGGGGTTGGTTTAAGCCTCGGTGTGGCGTCCTGCCTCACAGTTTATGCCTTTACTTCACCACTCGTTTGGGGTCTTGGTTCTGGCGTCTTGGCACAGGGATTCTTAATTGCAAATGCAATTTTATGTTTCTTCCTCGCAAAACTCATGATTAAAGATCCGCTGGAAGCATAG
- a CDS encoding TMEM143 family protein, with protein MRAQDAHNRVTMIALESFIPFPRHILLEACLTELETTATDVQAFSDFCQSLSLFYHLRYHKSTESLKAQYLPFDPEEVDYGEGDLNTGADFIAQFSQILEEANFSSLSKDTLKKAFATESLISLKTDVDFDDFIEVVCYCQGDIFQEVKTKKIFREFNKKVDIYERVVLLVQFKSADYFKQKKIDVKKLPFKPGKIYISMYKNIPKKDIEFVFPNVEVGMLLRDKLLFWIPAIAAGVPTVFKIIPQFTLIIGVILFVVFGYFHIDWNFVQIQSEEAKDVMPILVAMLSVLLGCGGFAARQYATYKFKYLKFQKEVTDTLFFRNLSNQFGVVQLLVDAAEEEECKEIFLVYCFLLKHGKPLDAKTLDQEIETWFLEKWNSALNFDIVNTLKVMENFAGDRPLVTKTEDGRYVAMPIEESKTLLQKLLQESV; from the coding sequence GTGAGGGCGCAAGATGCCCATAACCGTGTGACGATGATCGCCCTCGAATCCTTTATTCCTTTTCCTAGACATATTCTTTTGGAAGCTTGCCTTACAGAGCTTGAGACGACAGCTACTGATGTGCAAGCCTTCAGTGATTTTTGCCAAAGTCTGTCACTTTTTTATCATCTCAGATACCACAAAAGTACCGAATCACTAAAAGCACAATATCTACCCTTCGATCCTGAGGAAGTGGATTATGGTGAAGGCGATCTCAACACTGGTGCCGATTTTATTGCGCAGTTTAGTCAGATATTAGAGGAAGCAAACTTTTCCTCGCTGTCGAAAGACACACTCAAAAAAGCCTTTGCAACAGAATCTTTGATTTCCCTCAAAACAGATGTGGATTTTGATGACTTTATTGAAGTTGTTTGCTATTGCCAAGGAGATATTTTTCAGGAAGTTAAGACGAAAAAAATCTTTAGGGAATTCAACAAAAAAGTCGATATTTATGAGCGAGTTGTTTTGCTTGTTCAGTTTAAATCTGCTGATTATTTTAAGCAAAAAAAGATTGATGTAAAAAAGCTTCCTTTTAAACCAGGGAAGATTTATATTTCGATGTATAAAAATATCCCTAAAAAGGATATCGAATTTGTCTTCCCCAATGTCGAAGTTGGGATGTTATTAAGGGATAAATTGTTATTTTGGATTCCGGCGATCGCCGCTGGTGTGCCGACTGTTTTCAAAATTATTCCGCAGTTTACCTTAATTATCGGCGTGATTTTATTTGTCGTCTTTGGGTATTTCCATATTGACTGGAATTTTGTACAGATTCAGTCAGAAGAAGCGAAAGACGTGATGCCTATTCTGGTGGCTATGCTCTCAGTTTTATTGGGCTGTGGTGGTTTTGCCGCACGACAATATGCGACTTATAAATTTAAATATCTCAAATTTCAGAAAGAAGTCACTGATACGCTATTTTTCCGTAACTTATCCAACCAGTTTGGAGTTGTGCAGCTTTTAGTGGATGCAGCTGAGGAAGAGGAATGTAAGGAGATTTTTCTCGTTTATTGTTTTCTGCTTAAGCATGGCAAGCCTTTGGACGCCAAAACTTTGGATCAAGAGATTGAGACTTGGTTCCTTGAGAAATGGAATTCAGCGCTGAATTTTGACATTGTGAACACCCTCAAAGTAATGGAAAACTTTGCTGGCGATCGCCCCTTAGTCACTAAAACAGAGGACGGTAGATATGTCGCAATGCCGATCGAAGAAAGCAAAACTCTCTTGCAAAAACTATTACAAGAGAGCGTTTAG
- a CDS encoding TspO/MBR family protein → MIVTGLIITVVAIAIGFALNRIIAADQRWFFQLRRPNWLTFEQFIPIVWISIFICGIISANYIWHTDPYGFRTWLLLAGYGILEIAILAYTPVMCKMRSLMAGVIIGGAGFFIGLILALLVFPVSLLSFALLVPFLLWSPIGTYITWEMLWLNPGKR, encoded by the coding sequence ATGATTGTTACAGGTCTCATAATTACGGTGGTGGCGATCGCCATTGGATTTGCCCTAAACCGAATCATCGCCGCAGATCAGCGCTGGTTCTTTCAACTGCGCCGTCCCAACTGGCTAACCTTCGAGCAATTTATCCCTATCGTCTGGATCAGTATTTTCATTTGCGGCATTATCTCCGCAAACTATATTTGGCACACTGATCCCTACGGATTTCGCACATGGTTATTGCTCGCAGGCTATGGCATCCTTGAGATCGCAATTTTGGCCTATACCCCAGTCATGTGCAAGATGCGGAGTTTAATGGCTGGCGTGATTATTGGTGGTGCAGGTTTTTTTATTGGCCTGATTTTGGCGCTACTGGTTTTTCCAGTTTCACTTCTTAGTTTTGCGTTACTCGTCCCCTTCTTGCTCTGGAGCCCTATCGGTACATATATCACTTGGGAGATGCTTTGGCTTAATCCCGGCAAGCGTTAG
- a CDS encoding glycosyltransferase: MQPLLQDYSNKIKFQFSIILPLHNRLNYFESCLKSICQQQHQCRTEILLLDDASQTFSRQDIQQIVEKCRPYLPSEKYTIYYLRHPQNLGEYSNINWGIKLANSPWIYIVHDDDLLLENTLLWFEEIIQKQPSLDLVSGASYTIDDTDKIIKKSSFLGNQGLANQEFLNLFLANNPLECVATIYSKQIFEKVGYFKADLDVSADWELLRRVSKVTELQWYYLPQYIGACRHHEQQKSKQYQTSISDQYIWQVLNLSQHYFSSLEQRTSKKSRYWQCFQAVEHYFDAGEMDSALSLCLDIVEFSDLGDRLWLEVLNQFELKHKQQIYELMVMLIDKATEVH; this comes from the coding sequence ATGCAACCATTGCTTCAAGATTACTCGAACAAAATAAAATTTCAATTTTCGATTATTCTGCCTCTTCATAATCGTCTGAACTATTTTGAATCTTGTTTGAAATCAATCTGTCAGCAGCAACATCAATGTCGCACTGAAATCCTTCTATTAGACGATGCGAGTCAAACATTTAGTCGCCAAGATATACAACAAATAGTAGAGAAATGCCGACCCTATCTACCATCTGAGAAATATACAATTTACTATCTACGACATCCTCAAAACCTTGGGGAATACTCCAACATAAATTGGGGTATAAAGCTAGCAAATAGCCCTTGGATTTATATTGTCCATGATGATGATTTATTACTGGAAAATACACTCCTCTGGTTTGAGGAGATTATTCAGAAGCAACCCTCTCTAGATTTGGTTAGCGGCGCTTCTTATACGATTGACGACACCGATAAAATTATTAAGAAGTCTTCTTTTCTGGGTAATCAAGGATTAGCGAATCAAGAATTTTTAAATTTGTTTTTAGCGAATAATCCATTGGAGTGCGTGGCAACAATTTATAGTAAACAGATTTTTGAAAAGGTTGGCTATTTCAAAGCAGATTTAGATGTTTCGGCAGACTGGGAACTGTTACGACGCGTAAGTAAAGTGACAGAGTTGCAATGGTATTACTTGCCCCAATATATTGGTGCTTGTCGTCATCATGAACAGCAAAAATCCAAGCAATATCAAACAAGTATTTCAGACCAATATATTTGGCAAGTTCTGAATTTATCGCAGCATTATTTTTCGTCTTTAGAACAAAGAACTTCAAAAAAAAGTCGCTATTGGCAATGTTTTCAAGCTGTAGAACATTATTTTGATGCTGGAGAAATGGATTCAGCTTTGTCGTTATGCCTCGATATTGTGGAGTTTTCTGACCTGGGTGATCGCCTGTGGCTAGAAGTGCTCAATCAATTTGAGTTGAAACATAAACAGCAAATCTATGAGCTGATGGTGATGCTGATCGACAAAGCTACTGAAGTGCACTAG
- the psbA gene encoding photosystem II q(b) protein, with product MTTTLKQREGASLWEKFCKWITSVENRIYVGWFGVLMIPCLLSATICFIIAFIAAPAVDIDGIREPVAGSLLYGNNIISGAVVPSSNAIGLHFYPIWEAASLDEWLYNGGPYQLVIFHFLIGIYCWMGRQWELSYRLGMRPWICVAYSAPVIAATSVFLIYPIGQGSFSDGMPLGISGTFNFMIVFQAEHNILMHPFHMLGVAGVFGGSLFSAMHGSLVTSSLVRETTETESLNYGYKFGQEEETYNIVAAHGYFGRLIFQYASFNNSRSLHFLLGTWPVVGIWFTALGISTMAFNLNGFNFNQSVLDSQGRVINTWADILNRANLGFEVMHERNAHNFPLDLASGTEAPVALQAPAING from the coding sequence ATGACTACTACTCTAAAGCAGCGCGAAGGCGCTTCTTTGTGGGAAAAGTTCTGTAAGTGGATTACTAGCGTTGAAAACCGCATTTATGTTGGTTGGTTCGGCGTTTTAATGATTCCTTGTCTTTTATCCGCAACTATCTGCTTTATCATCGCTTTCATCGCAGCACCAGCTGTTGATATTGATGGTATCCGTGAGCCCGTAGCAGGTTCTCTCCTCTACGGTAACAACATCATTTCTGGTGCTGTTGTTCCTTCTTCTAACGCAATTGGTCTCCACTTCTACCCCATCTGGGAAGCAGCTTCCCTCGATGAGTGGTTGTACAACGGTGGCCCTTACCAGTTGGTAATCTTCCACTTCCTCATCGGCATCTATTGCTGGATGGGTCGTCAGTGGGAACTTTCCTACCGTCTTGGTATGCGTCCTTGGATCTGTGTTGCTTACAGTGCTCCTGTAATCGCAGCAACTTCCGTATTCTTGATTTACCCCATCGGTCAGGGTTCTTTCTCTGATGGTATGCCTTTGGGTATCTCTGGTACGTTCAACTTCATGATCGTTTTCCAAGCTGAGCACAACATCCTCATGCACCCCTTCCACATGCTCGGTGTGGCTGGTGTCTTTGGTGGTTCTTTGTTCTCCGCTATGCACGGTTCTCTCGTTACTTCTTCTCTCGTTCGTGAAACAACTGAGACTGAGTCCTTGAACTACGGTTACAAGTTTGGTCAAGAGGAAGAGACTTACAACATCGTTGCAGCTCACGGCTACTTCGGTCGTTTGATCTTCCAATACGCTTCCTTCAACAACAGCCGCTCCTTGCACTTCTTGCTTGGTACATGGCCTGTAGTCGGAATCTGGTTCACTGCTCTTGGTATTTCTACCATGGCATTCAACCTCAATGGTTTCAACTTCAACCAGTCTGTTCTTGACAGTCAAGGTCGTGTAATCAACACTTGGGCTGACATTCTTAACCGTGCAAACCTCGGTTTTGAAGTAATGCACGAGCGTAACGCTCACAACTTCCCTCTCGACTTGGCGTCTGGTACTGAGGCTCCTGTAGCTCTCCAAGCGCCTGCAATCAACGGTTAA
- the pflB gene encoding formate C-acetyltransferase yields the protein MIATPKTFETQTKKEIQDAWSGFARGNWCKAIDVRDFIQRNYKPYTAGKDFLSPPTDWTRQLWDQVAALMKEEREKGILGADTSIVTGITAHAPGYIDKDLEQIVGLQTDKPLKRAIMPFGGIRVVNKSLEAYGYTPDPQVTEIFSKYRKSHNDGVFDGYTSDMRKARHSGIITGLPDAYGRGRIIGDYRRVALYGIDRLVEDKRSQLLSLEVDAMTEKVIQLREEISEQIRALYELKEMAASYGFDIGRPAVTAKEATQWVYFGYLGAVKEQNGAAMSLGRVSTFLDIYFERDLAEGITTEAELQELVDHFVIKLRMVRFLRTPAYNQLFSGDPTWVTESIGGMGEDGRTLVTRNSFRFLQTLYNLGAAPEPNLTVLWSKRMPLPFREFCAQVSIDTSSIQYENDDLMRPYYGDDYGIACCVSGMRIGKQMQFFGARVNLAKALLYAINGGKDEKSGDQVAPAFAPVTGDVLEYDDVMAKFELMMGWLAKTYVNALNIIHYMHDKYCYERIEMALHDRDVFRTMACGMAGLSVVADSLAAIKYSRVRVIRDANGLAVDYAIDGDYPAFGNNDDRVDVIACEILSKFMGEVRKHPTYRDALPTQSILTITSNVVYGKKTGSTPDGRKAGEPFAPGANPMHGRDYKGAVAALESVAKLPYDDAQDGISYTFSIVPDALGREKGDRRTNLVNLLDGYFASTGHHINVNVLNRETLLDAMDHPEKYPQLTIRVSGYAVNFIKLTREQQLDVVNRTFHKGLWI from the coding sequence ATGATCGCTACTCCAAAAACCTTTGAGACCCAGACCAAAAAAGAAATACAAGATGCATGGTCGGGATTTGCCAGAGGGAACTGGTGTAAAGCCATCGATGTGAGGGATTTTATTCAACGCAACTATAAGCCCTACACTGCTGGCAAAGATTTTTTATCACCTCCCACTGACTGGACTCGCCAGCTCTGGGATCAAGTTGCTGCCCTAATGAAAGAGGAGCGGGAAAAAGGCATTCTCGGCGCAGACACTAGCATTGTCACAGGAATCACCGCCCATGCCCCCGGCTATATCGACAAAGACCTAGAACAAATTGTCGGGTTGCAAACTGACAAACCGCTCAAGCGCGCAATCATGCCGTTTGGTGGTATTCGGGTGGTGAATAAATCCCTTGAAGCTTATGGCTATACTCCTGACCCCCAAGTCACTGAGATTTTCTCGAAATACCGCAAGAGTCACAACGACGGCGTCTTCGATGGCTACACTTCCGATATGCGCAAAGCCCGCCACTCCGGCATCATTACAGGTTTGCCGGATGCCTATGGTCGCGGTCGCATTATTGGTGATTATCGACGGGTAGCCCTCTATGGCATTGATCGTCTTGTAGAAGATAAGCGATCGCAACTGTTGAGCCTCGAAGTGGATGCCATGACCGAAAAGGTAATCCAACTGAGAGAAGAAATCTCCGAGCAAATCCGCGCGCTCTATGAACTCAAAGAAATGGCCGCGAGCTATGGCTTTGATATTGGTCGTCCGGCAGTAACCGCGAAAGAAGCCACCCAATGGGTTTATTTCGGTTATCTCGGCGCGGTGAAAGAACAAAACGGCGCAGCGATGTCCCTCGGACGGGTTTCTACTTTCCTTGATATCTACTTCGAGCGCGATTTAGCTGAAGGCATTACTACAGAAGCTGAATTGCAAGAGTTAGTAGACCATTTCGTTATCAAGTTACGGATGGTACGTTTCCTTCGGACACCAGCTTACAATCAGCTTTTCTCTGGCGATCCCACTTGGGTAACCGAATCCATCGGTGGTATGGGTGAAGATGGGCGGACATTGGTCACTCGCAACAGTTTTCGTTTCCTCCAAACCCTCTACAATCTCGGCGCTGCCCCAGAACCTAATTTGACAGTGCTCTGGTCTAAACGGATGCCGCTACCTTTCCGAGAATTTTGTGCCCAGGTTTCGATTGATACTAGCTCGATCCAGTACGAAAACGATGACTTGATGCGTCCCTATTATGGCGACGACTACGGCATTGCCTGCTGCGTATCGGGTATGCGCATCGGCAAACAAATGCAGTTTTTCGGCGCACGGGTAAATCTCGCGAAGGCTTTGCTCTATGCGATCAATGGCGGCAAGGATGAGAAATCGGGTGACCAAGTGGCTCCGGCATTTGCGCCAGTTACTGGTGATGTTTTGGAATACGACGATGTGATGGCGAAGTTCGAGCTGATGATGGGTTGGCTCGCTAAAACCTATGTCAATGCTCTCAATATCATCCACTACATGCACGACAAATATTGCTATGAGCGGATTGAGATGGCGCTCCATGACCGGGATGTATTCCGCACCATGGCCTGCGGTATGGCTGGTTTGTCGGTGGTGGCGGATTCCCTCGCGGCGATTAAATATTCTCGTGTGAGAGTGATTCGTGATGCTAATGGTTTAGCGGTAGATTATGCCATTGACGGTGATTATCCAGCCTTTGGTAATAACGATGACCGGGTGGATGTGATCGCCTGTGAGATTCTCAGCAAGTTTATGGGTGAAGTGCGCAAACATCCCACCTACCGCGATGCTCTGCCAACCCAATCTATTTTGACCATTACGTCGAATGTGGTTTATGGCAAGAAGACTGGCAGTACCCCCGATGGCCGTAAGGCTGGTGAACCCTTTGCCCCCGGCGCAAACCCCATGCATGGGCGAGATTATAAAGGTGCTGTTGCTGCCCTCGAATCCGTGGCGAAACTTCCCTACGATGATGCCCAAGATGGTATTTCCTATACTTTCTCGATTGTGCCCGATGCCCTCGGTCGTGAAAAAGGCGATCGCCGCACCAATCTCGTGAATTTATTAGATGGTTATTTTGCTAGCACTGGCCATCACATAAACGTCAATGTGTTGAACCGCGAGACCTTGCTTGATGCGATGGATCATCCTGAGAAGTATCCACAACTCACTATTCGTGTATCGGGTTATGCAGTGAACTTCATTAAGCTCACCCGCGAACAACAGTTAGACGTAGTAAATCGCACCTTCCATAAAGGTCTCTGGATCTAA
- the pflA gene encoding pyruvate formate-lyase-activating protein, protein MTQTGRIHSVETCGTLDGPGLRFVIFTQGCPLRCLYCHNPDCREITGGKEVTVDELMAEILKYKNYIKNGGVTISGGEPTLQPEFVREIFRRCHEEGIHTALDTSGFVPLTIAQSILEFTDLVLLDIKSFIPETYRKVTTKDLEPTLKIARYLNEINKPTWVRFVLVPDLTDADENIRGLADFVATLDNVERVEVLPFHQMGAYKWEELGYDYQLKDTPPASPQQVSHTIDIFKTKGLPVYSGAAIAS, encoded by the coding sequence ATGACTCAAACCGGACGCATTCACTCTGTCGAAACCTGCGGAACCCTCGATGGTCCTGGACTCAGGTTTGTCATCTTTACCCAAGGCTGCCCCCTCCGTTGCCTCTACTGCCACAACCCCGATTGCCGGGAAATCACAGGCGGAAAAGAAGTCACCGTCGATGAGCTGATGGCCGAAATTCTGAAGTACAAAAACTACATCAAAAACGGTGGCGTCACTATCAGCGGTGGCGAACCCACATTACAACCAGAATTCGTTCGAGAAATCTTTCGGCGATGCCATGAGGAAGGAATTCATACTGCCCTTGATACATCTGGTTTTGTACCTCTCACAATCGCACAATCGATCCTTGAATTTACTGATTTAGTGTTGCTCGACATCAAATCTTTTATCCCAGAAACCTACAGAAAAGTTACGACAAAAGATCTTGAACCCACCCTGAAAATAGCACGCTATCTCAATGAAATTAACAAGCCAACTTGGGTGCGATTTGTATTAGTGCCTGACCTCACTGATGCTGATGAAAATATTCGGGGTTTAGCGGATTTTGTGGCGACTCTCGACAATGTGGAACGGGTTGAAGTGCTGCCATTCCATCAAATGGGTGCGTACAAATGGGAGGAGCTGGGCTACGACTATCAACTTAAAGATACGCCTCCCGCTAGCCCACAACAGGTTTCCCACACCATCGATATTTTCAAAACCAAAGGTTTACCTGTTTACTCCGGTGCGGCGATCGCCTCCTAA